The following coding sequences lie in one Pseudomonas monsensis genomic window:
- the aceF gene encoding dihydrolipoyllysine-residue acetyltransferase, protein MSELIRVPDIGSGEGEVIELFVKVGDRIEADQSILTLESDKASMEVPAPKAGVIKSLKVKLGDRLKEGDELLELEVEGAAQAAPAPAAAPAAKAEAKPAAAPAAAAPAAAPAAASVQQVHVPDIGSSGKAQIIEIQVKVGDTVEADQSLITLESDKASMEIPSPAAGVVKAISVKLNDEVGTGDLILDLEVAGAAAPAAAAPAQAAAPATAAAPAPAAAPAAPVADSVQDIHVPDIGSAGKAKIIEVLVKAGDSVEADQSLITLESDKASMEIPSPAAGVVESVSIKLDDEVGTGDLILKLKVKGAAPAAAPAPAAAAAPSAPAPAAAAPAAAAPAAAAPVAAPAKPGAKVHAGPAVRQLAREFGVELSAVGASGPHGRILKEDVQVYVKAMMQKAKEAPAAGGATGGAGIPPIPVVDFSRFGEIEEVPMTRLMQVGAANLHRSWLNVPHVTQFDSADITELEAFRVAQKAVAEKAGVKLTILPLLLKTCAHLLKELPDFNSSLAPSGKAIIRKKYVNIGFAVDTPDGLLVPVIKNVDQKSLLQLAAEAASLAEKARTKKLSSDEMQGACFTISSLGHIGGTGFTPIVNAPEVAILGVSKATIQPVWDGKAFQPKLMLPLSLSYDHRVINGAAAARFTQRLGSLLGDIRTILL, encoded by the coding sequence GTGAGCGAACTCATTCGCGTACCTGACATCGGCAGCGGTGAAGGTGAAGTAATTGAACTGTTTGTGAAGGTCGGCGACCGCATCGAAGCCGACCAGAGCATCCTGACCCTGGAATCGGACAAGGCCAGCATGGAAGTGCCAGCCCCGAAAGCCGGCGTCATCAAAAGCCTGAAAGTGAAGCTGGGCGACCGTCTGAAAGAAGGCGACGAACTGCTGGAGCTGGAAGTCGAGGGCGCCGCGCAAGCGGCCCCTGCTCCTGCTGCGGCACCGGCTGCCAAAGCTGAAGCCAAACCAGCCGCCGCTCCTGCTGCCGCTGCACCAGCCGCTGCCCCTGCTGCCGCTTCGGTTCAGCAAGTGCACGTGCCGGACATCGGTTCGTCGGGCAAGGCGCAGATCATCGAGATTCAGGTCAAGGTCGGCGACACCGTCGAAGCTGATCAATCGTTGATCACCCTGGAATCCGACAAGGCGAGCATGGAAATCCCGTCGCCTGCCGCTGGCGTGGTCAAGGCCATCAGCGTCAAGCTCAACGACGAAGTCGGCACCGGCGACCTGATTCTGGATCTGGAAGTGGCGGGTGCTGCGGCCCCTGCTGCGGCCGCTCCGGCTCAAGCTGCTGCGCCAGCCACTGCCGCTGCGCCTGCTCCTGCAGCAGCCCCGGCTGCGCCAGTGGCCGACAGCGTTCAGGACATCCACGTTCCGGACATCGGTTCGGCCGGCAAGGCCAAGATCATCGAAGTGCTGGTCAAGGCTGGCGACAGCGTTGAAGCCGACCAGTCGCTGATCACCCTGGAATCCGACAAGGCGAGCATGGAAATCCCATCGCCTGCCGCTGGCGTGGTGGAAAGCGTTTCCATCAAGCTGGACGACGAAGTCGGTACCGGCGACCTGATCCTCAAGCTGAAAGTCAAAGGCGCGGCGCCTGCTGCTGCCCCGGCGCCTGCTGCCGCTGCTGCACCGAGCGCTCCAGCACCAGCCGCTGCTGCTCCGGCTGCCGCTGCACCTGCTGCTGCCGCTCCGGTTGCTGCTCCAGCCAAGCCAGGCGCGAAAGTTCACGCCGGCCCGGCCGTGCGTCAACTGGCCCGTGAGTTCGGCGTCGAGCTGAGCGCCGTTGGCGCCAGCGGTCCGCACGGTCGCATCCTCAAGGAAGACGTGCAAGTTTACGTCAAGGCGATGATGCAGAAGGCCAAGGAAGCGCCAGCTGCTGGCGGTGCCACCGGTGGCGCGGGCATCCCGCCGATTCCGGTCGTGGACTTCAGCCGCTTCGGCGAAATCGAAGAAGTGCCGATGACCCGCCTGATGCAGGTCGGCGCTGCCAACCTGCACCGCAGTTGGCTGAACGTGCCACACGTGACGCAATTCGACTCGGCGGACATCACCGAGCTGGAAGCCTTCCGCGTGGCGCAGAAAGCCGTTGCTGAGAAGGCCGGCGTCAAGCTGACCATCCTGCCGCTGCTGCTCAAGACCTGTGCGCACCTGCTCAAGGAACTGCCGGACTTCAACAGTTCGCTGGCCCCAAGCGGCAAGGCGATCATTCGCAAGAAGTACGTCAACATCGGCTTCGCGGTCGACACCCCGGATGGCCTGCTGGTACCGGTCATCAAGAACGTCGACCAGAAGAGCCTGCTGCAACTCGCTGCAGAAGCCGCTTCGCTGGCTGAAAAAGCCCGCACCAAGAAGCTGTCTTCGGACGAGATGCAGGGCGCCTGCTTCACCATTTCCAGCCTCGGCCACATTGGCGGCACCGGCTTCACGCCGATCGTCAACGCGCCGGAAGTGGCGATCCTCGGTGTTTCCAAGGCCACCATCCAGCCAGTCTGGGACGGCAAAGCCTTCCAGCCGAAACTGATGCTGCCACTGTCGCTGTCCTACGATCACCGCGTGATCAATGGCGCTGCCGCTGCACGCTTCACCCAGCGTCTGGGCAGCCTGCTGGGCGACATCCGCACCATCCTGCTGTAA
- the aceE gene encoding pyruvate dehydrogenase (acetyl-transferring), homodimeric type, producing MQDLDPVETQEWLDALESVLDKEGEDRAHYLMTRMGELATRSGSQLPYAITTPYRNTIPVTHEARMPGDLFMERRIRSLVRWNAMAMVMRTNLKDSDLGGHISSFASSATLYDIGFNYFFQAPTDEHGGDLIYFQGHTSPGVYARAFMEGRITEDQMNNFRQEVDGQGLSSYPHPWLMPDFWQFPTVSMGLGPIQAIYQARFMKYLEHRGFIQPGKQKVWCFLGDGECDEPESLGAISLAGREKLDNLIFVINCNLQRLDGPVRGNGKIIQELEGVFRGAQWNVTKVIWGRFWDPLLAKDVDGILQRRMDEVIDGEYQNYKAKDGAFVREHFFNTPELKAMVADLSDDEIWKLNRGGHDPYKVYAAYHEAVNHKEQPTVILAKTIKGYGTGAGEAKNTAHNTKKVDVDSLKLFRDRFDIPVKDEELENLPFFKPEPNSAEARYLSERRAALGGFVPQRRAQSFSVPTPDLDTLKAILDGSGDREISTTMAFVRILAQLVKDKEIGPRIVPIIPDEARTFGMEGMFRQLGIYSSVGQLYEPVDKDQVMFYKEDQKGQILEEGINEAGAMSSFIAAGTSYSSHNQPMLPFYIFYSMFGFQRIGDLAWAAGDSRTRGFLIGGTAGRTTLNGEGLQHEDGHSHLLAATIPNCRTYDPTYGYELAVIIQDGMKKMTEEQQDIFYYITVMNESYQQPAMPAGAEEGIKKGMYLLEEDTRDAAHHVQLMGSGTILREVREAAKILREEFNVGADVWSVTSFNELRRDGLAVERSNRLKPGQKPKQSYVEECLSGRKGPVIASTDYMKLFAEQIRQWVPSKEFKVLGTDGFGRSDSRKKLRHFFEVDRHFVVLAALEALADRGDIEPKVVAEAIVKFGIDPEKRNPLDC from the coding sequence ATGCAAGACCTCGATCCCGTCGAAACCCAGGAATGGCTGGACGCCCTGGAATCGGTTCTCGACAAAGAAGGCGAAGACCGTGCTCACTATCTGATGACCCGTATGGGTGAACTCGCGACCCGCAGCGGCTCGCAGCTCCCTTACGCCATCACCACGCCTTACCGCAACACGATCCCCGTGACCCACGAAGCACGCATGCCTGGCGACCTGTTCATGGAACGCCGCATTCGCTCGCTGGTACGCTGGAACGCGATGGCCATGGTAATGCGTACGAACCTGAAAGATTCTGACCTGGGTGGTCACATCTCCAGCTTCGCCTCCAGTGCGACTCTGTATGACATCGGCTTCAACTACTTCTTCCAGGCCCCGACCGACGAACACGGCGGCGACCTGATCTACTTCCAGGGCCACACCTCGCCAGGCGTTTACGCCCGCGCATTCATGGAAGGCCGCATCACCGAAGACCAGATGAACAACTTCCGCCAGGAAGTCGACGGTCAGGGCCTGTCGTCCTACCCGCACCCTTGGCTGATGCCTGACTTCTGGCAGTTCCCGACCGTATCCATGGGTCTGGGTCCGATCCAGGCGATCTACCAGGCACGCTTCATGAAGTACCTGGAACACCGTGGCTTCATCCAGCCGGGCAAACAGAAAGTCTGGTGCTTCCTGGGCGACGGCGAGTGCGACGAGCCGGAATCCCTGGGCGCGATCTCCCTGGCCGGCCGCGAGAAGCTGGACAACCTGATCTTCGTCATCAACTGCAACCTGCAGCGCCTCGACGGCCCGGTTCGCGGCAACGGCAAGATCATCCAGGAACTCGAAGGCGTGTTCCGCGGTGCTCAATGGAACGTGACCAAAGTCATCTGGGGCCGTTTCTGGGACCCACTGCTGGCCAAAGACGTCGACGGCATCCTGCAGCGTCGCATGGACGAAGTCATCGACGGCGAGTACCAGAACTACAAAGCCAAAGACGGCGCGTTCGTTCGCGAGCACTTCTTCAACACGCCTGAACTGAAGGCGATGGTTGCCGATCTGTCCGACGACGAGATCTGGAAGCTCAACCGTGGTGGTCACGACCCGTACAAGGTCTATGCGGCGTACCACGAAGCGGTCAACCACAAAGAACAACCGACCGTTATCCTGGCCAAGACCATCAAAGGTTATGGCACCGGTGCCGGCGAAGCGAAGAACACCGCGCACAACACCAAGAAAGTCGATGTCGACAGCCTGAAGTTGTTCCGCGATCGTTTCGACATCCCGGTCAAGGACGAAGAGCTGGAGAACCTGCCGTTCTTCAAGCCAGAGCCAAACAGCGCCGAAGCCCGCTACCTCAGCGAGCGTCGTGCTGCACTGGGCGGTTTCGTTCCGCAGCGCCGCGCACAGAGCTTCAGCGTGCCGACGCCGGACCTGGACACTCTGAAAGCCATCCTCGATGGTTCCGGCGACCGTGAAATTTCCACCACCATGGCCTTCGTGCGGATCCTCGCGCAACTGGTCAAGGACAAGGAAATCGGCCCGCGCATCGTTCCGATCATCCCGGACGAAGCCCGTACCTTCGGTATGGAAGGCATGTTCCGTCAACTGGGCATCTACTCCTCCGTCGGCCAGCTCTACGAGCCAGTCGATAAAGACCAGGTGATGTTCTACAAGGAAGACCAGAAAGGTCAGATCCTTGAAGAAGGCATCAACGAAGCAGGCGCCATGAGCTCGTTCATCGCCGCCGGTACTTCGTACTCCAGCCACAACCAGCCGATGCTGCCGTTCTACATCTTCTACTCGATGTTCGGCTTCCAGCGTATCGGTGACCTGGCCTGGGCCGCTGGCGACAGCCGCACCCGTGGCTTCCTGATCGGCGGCACCGCCGGCCGTACCACCCTGAACGGTGAAGGCCTGCAACACGAAGACGGTCACAGCCACCTGCTGGCCGCGACCATCCCGAACTGCCGCACCTACGATCCAACCTACGGCTACGAGCTGGCGGTGATCATTCAGGACGGCATGAAGAAGATGACCGAAGAACAACAGGACATCTTCTACTACATCACCGTGATGAACGAGTCGTACCAGCAGCCAGCCATGCCGGCCGGTGCCGAAGAAGGCATCAAGAAAGGCATGTACCTGCTCGAAGAAGACACCCGCGACGCGGCGCACCACGTTCAGCTGATGGGCTCCGGCACCATCCTGCGTGAAGTCCGTGAAGCGGCGAAGATCCTGCGTGAAGAGTTCAACGTCGGCGCCGACGTGTGGAGCGTCACCAGCTTCAACGAACTGCGTCGCGACGGCCTGGCCGTGGAGCGCAGCAACCGCCTGAAGCCTGGCCAGAAGCCTAAGCAGAGCTACGTCGAAGAATGCCTGAGCGGCCGTAAAGGTCCGGTCATCGCATCGACCGACTACATGAAGCTGTTCGCCGAGCAGATCCGTCAGTGGGTACCGTCCAAGGAATTCAAAGTCCTGGGCACCGACGGTTTCGGCCGCAGCGACAGCCGCAAGAAACTGCGTCATTTCTTCGAAGTCGACCGTCATTTCGTGGTGTTGGCAGCCCTGGAAGCACTGGCTGACCGTGGTGATATCGAACCTAAAGTCGTGGCCGAGGCCATCGTCAAGTTCGGCATCGACCCGGAAAAACGCAACCCACTGGACTGCTGA
- the glnE gene encoding bifunctional [glutamate--ammonia ligase]-adenylyl-L-tyrosine phosphorylase/[glutamate--ammonia-ligase] adenylyltransferase produces the protein MTLPVLAELPAILLPLVTRSEQSFRTAVASLEDDHGFANWTPERWAQFARVSAASDFVIEQSVRDPLMLLSLVQSGELDRPFAPGELCAQIAAALSEAQSEDELGRVLRRQRARHQVRIIWRDLNRQADLVQTCRDLSDMADATIDQAYQWLYSRHCQQFGTPTGRRSGLPQQMVILGMGKLGAVELNLSSDIDLIFAYPEGGETVGVKRALDNQEFFIRLGQRLIKALDPMTVDGFVFRVDMRLRPYGSSGALVLSFNALEQYYQDQGRDWERYAMIKARVVAGDQVAGAQLLDMLRPFVYRRYLDFSAIEALRTMKQLIQQEVRRKGMADNIKLGSGGIREVEFIAQAFQLIHGGRDLSLQQRPLLKVLSTLEGQGYLPPAVISELREGYEFLRYTEHAIQAIADRQTQMLPDGAQDQARIAFMLGFADWEAFHEKLMFWRGRVAWHFAQVIADPDEEEGASCEVVVGGEWLPLWEEAQDEEAACRQLEEGGFADATKALKALASLRSSPQLRAMQRLGRERLDAFIPRLLAQAVEHDNSDLVLERVLPLVEAVARRSAYLVLLTENPGALRRLLTLCAASPWIAEQITRFPLLLDELLNEGRLFKPPLAPELAAELRERLTRIPEDDLEQQMEALRHFKLAHRLRVAASEIAGSLPLMKVSDYLTWLAEAILEQVLALAWRQTVAKYGTPLRTDGTLCDPGFIIVGYGKVGGLELGHGSDLDLVFIHDGDPQAETDGPKPIDGAQFFTRLGQRIIHLLTAQTNSGQLYEVDMRLRPSGASGLLVSSLGAFERYQENEAWTWEHQALVRARVLVGSQDVGQAFEKVRAQVLGKARDLAKLQQEVSEMRAKMRDNLGSKGTAAGTAANAFEATAPFDLKQDAGGIVDIEFMVQYAALAWSHNHPPLLRWTDNIRILEELEHEGLMPAEDASLLREAYKAYRSAAHRQALQKDAGVIAGDQFADERRQVLRIWKELGLS, from the coding sequence ATGACCCTGCCCGTGCTTGCCGAACTGCCCGCCATTCTCCTGCCGTTGGTCACTCGATCCGAGCAGTCGTTCCGTACGGCCGTCGCCTCGCTGGAAGACGATCACGGCTTCGCCAATTGGACGCCGGAGCGCTGGGCGCAATTCGCCCGCGTCAGTGCCGCCAGCGATTTTGTCATTGAACAGAGCGTTCGTGACCCTTTGATGTTGTTGTCGCTGGTGCAGTCCGGCGAACTCGATCGGCCTTTCGCGCCGGGTGAACTCTGTGCACAGATTGCCGCCGCCTTGAGCGAAGCGCAGAGCGAAGACGAACTCGGTCGTGTGCTGCGTCGCCAGCGCGCGCGCCATCAAGTGCGGATTATCTGGCGTGACCTCAATCGTCAGGCCGATCTGGTGCAGACCTGTCGCGACCTTTCGGACATGGCCGACGCCACCATCGACCAGGCCTATCAATGGCTGTACAGCCGCCATTGCCAGCAGTTCGGCACGCCCACCGGCCGGCGCAGCGGGTTGCCGCAGCAAATGGTCATCCTCGGCATGGGCAAGCTCGGTGCGGTCGAGCTCAACCTGTCTTCCGACATCGACCTGATCTTCGCCTACCCCGAGGGCGGCGAAACCGTCGGGGTGAAACGCGCGCTGGATAATCAGGAGTTCTTCATTCGTCTCGGCCAGCGCCTGATCAAGGCGTTGGACCCGATGACCGTCGACGGATTCGTGTTCCGCGTCGACATGCGCCTGCGCCCCTACGGTTCGTCCGGCGCGCTGGTGCTGAGCTTCAATGCATTGGAGCAGTATTACCAGGATCAGGGGCGCGACTGGGAGCGCTACGCGATGATCAAGGCGCGGGTGGTGGCCGGCGATCAGGTGGCGGGTGCGCAATTGCTCGACATGCTGCGGCCGTTCGTTTACCGGCGTTATCTGGACTTCTCGGCGATCGAAGCGCTGCGCACCATGAAGCAGTTGATCCAGCAGGAAGTGCGGCGCAAGGGCATGGCCGACAATATCAAGCTCGGCTCCGGCGGTATCCGCGAGGTCGAGTTCATCGCCCAGGCCTTCCAGCTGATTCACGGCGGGCGTGATCTGAGCCTGCAACAGCGTCCGCTATTAAAAGTATTGAGCACACTGGAAGGGCAGGGTTATCTGCCGCCGGCGGTGATCAGCGAATTGCGCGAAGGCTACGAATTCCTGCGCTACACCGAACATGCGATTCAGGCGATTGCCGACCGCCAGACCCAGATGCTGCCGGACGGTGCGCAGGATCAGGCACGCATTGCGTTCATGCTCGGGTTTGCCGACTGGGAGGCGTTCCACGAAAAGCTGATGTTCTGGCGCGGTCGCGTGGCCTGGCATTTCGCGCAAGTGATTGCCGACCCCGATGAGGAAGAAGGCGCCAGCTGTGAGGTGGTGGTGGGCGGCGAGTGGCTGCCACTGTGGGAAGAGGCGCAGGACGAAGAGGCGGCGTGCCGGCAGTTGGAGGAGGGCGGTTTCGCTGATGCGACCAAGGCCCTCAAAGCCCTCGCCAGTTTGCGCAGCAGCCCGCAGTTGCGGGCGATGCAGCGTCTGGGCCGTGAGCGGCTCGATGCCTTTATTCCGCGTCTGCTTGCGCAGGCGGTGGAGCACGACAATTCGGATCTGGTGCTCGAGCGTGTACTGCCGCTGGTTGAAGCGGTCGCCCGGCGCTCGGCTTATTTAGTGTTGCTGACGGAAAACCCCGGAGCCCTGCGACGCTTGCTGACGCTGTGCGCGGCCAGCCCGTGGATTGCCGAGCAGATCACCCGTTTTCCGCTGCTGCTCGATGAGCTGCTCAACGAAGGCCGGCTGTTCAAGCCACCGTTGGCGCCAGAGCTGGCTGCCGAGTTGCGCGAGCGCCTGACGCGGATTCCCGAGGACGACCTCGAGCAGCAGATGGAAGCCCTGCGTCACTTCAAGCTCGCGCATCGCTTGCGCGTCGCCGCCTCGGAAATCGCCGGCAGTCTGCCGCTGATGAAAGTCAGCGATTACCTGACCTGGCTGGCCGAAGCGATTCTCGAGCAAGTGCTGGCGCTGGCCTGGCGCCAGACCGTGGCCAAGTACGGCACGCCGCTGCGCACCGACGGTACTTTGTGCGATCCCGGCTTCATCATTGTCGGTTACGGGAAAGTCGGCGGGCTGGAACTGGGGCATGGTTCGGACCTTGACCTGGTGTTTATCCATGACGGCGATCCGCAGGCGGAAACCGACGGGCCGAAGCCGATTGATGGCGCGCAGTTCTTCACCCGGCTGGGCCAGCGGATCATTCACCTGCTGACGGCGCAGACCAACTCCGGTCAGCTCTATGAGGTGGACATGCGCCTGCGGCCATCCGGTGCCTCGGGGTTGCTGGTCAGTTCGCTGGGTGCGTTCGAGCGCTATCAGGAAAATGAAGCCTGGACCTGGGAGCATCAGGCCCTGGTGCGCGCGCGGGTGCTGGTGGGCAGTCAGGATGTCGGCCAGGCGTTCGAGAAAGTCCGGGCGCAGGTCTTGGGCAAGGCGCGGGATCTGGCGAAGTTGCAACAGGAAGTCAGCGAGATGCGCGCGAAGATGCGTGACAACCTCGGCAGCAAGGGCACCGCGGCCGGTACTGCCGCCAATGCCTTCGAGGCCACGGCGCCGTTCGACCTCAAGCAGGACGCCGGAGGTATCGTCGATATTGAATTTATGGTGCAATACGCGGCCCTGGCGTGGTCGCACAACCACCCGCCATTGCTGCGCTGGACCGATAACATCCGCATTCTGGAAGAGCTGGAACACGAAGGGCTGATGCCTGCCGAAGATGCCAGCCTGTTGCGCGAGGCCTATAAGGCCTACCGCTCCGCCGCCCACCGGCAGGCCTTGCAGAAGGACGCCGGAGTGATTGCGGGAGACCAGTTTGCCGACGAGCGCCGGCAGGTTTTGCGGATCTGGAAAGAGTTGGGGCTAAGCTGA
- the waaF gene encoding lipopolysaccharide heptosyltransferase II, with protein MNILIVGPSWVGDMVMAQTLFQCLKQRHPQCQIDVLAPEWSRPILERMPEVRKALSFPLGHGALELATRRRIGKSLAGQYDQAILLPNSLKSALVPFFAGIKQRTGWRGEFRYGLLNDVRTLDKARYPLMIERFMALAYEPNAELPKPYPRPSLQIDPVTREAALAKFGLTLDRPVLALCPGAEFGESKRWPSEHYAKVAEARIREGWQVWLFGSKNDHAVGEDIRARLIPGLREESVNLSGGTSLAEAIDLLSCADSVVSNDSGLMHVAAALNRPLVAVYGSTSPDFTPPLAEHVEIVRLGLECSPCFDRTCRFGHYNCLRQLMPDAVNDALQRLQGSVVEVH; from the coding sequence ATGAATATTCTGATCGTTGGGCCCAGTTGGGTCGGTGACATGGTGATGGCGCAGACACTGTTTCAGTGTCTCAAGCAGCGCCACCCGCAATGCCAAATCGACGTGCTGGCCCCCGAGTGGAGCCGGCCTATCCTTGAGCGCATGCCCGAAGTGCGCAAGGCCTTGAGCTTCCCGCTCGGCCACGGTGCGCTGGAGCTGGCGACGCGCCGGCGCATCGGCAAATCCCTGGCCGGCCAGTACGATCAGGCGATTCTGTTGCCCAACTCGCTGAAGTCGGCACTGGTGCCGTTCTTCGCCGGGATCAAACAACGTACCGGCTGGCGCGGCGAGTTTCGCTATGGCCTGCTCAACGATGTGCGCACTCTCGACAAGGCGCGTTATCCGCTGATGATCGAGCGGTTCATGGCCCTGGCCTATGAGCCGAACGCCGAACTGCCGAAACCGTATCCGCGCCCAAGCCTGCAAATCGACCCGGTGACCCGCGAAGCGGCCCTGGCCAAATTCGGCCTGACCCTCGACCGCCCGGTGCTGGCCCTGTGCCCTGGCGCCGAGTTCGGCGAATCCAAGCGCTGGCCGTCCGAGCACTACGCCAAGGTCGCCGAAGCGCGCATTCGTGAAGGCTGGCAGGTGTGGCTGTTCGGTTCGAAAAACGATCATGCGGTGGGCGAAGACATCCGCGCGCGGCTGATTCCCGGCCTGCGCGAAGAGTCGGTCAACCTCAGTGGTGGTACTTCGCTGGCTGAGGCGATTGATCTGCTGTCCTGCGCCGACTCGGTGGTGTCCAACGACTCCGGCCTGATGCACGTCGCGGCGGCGCTGAACCGTCCGCTGGTGGCGGTCTACGGCTCGACCTCGCCAGACTTCACGCCACCGCTGGCCGAACATGTCGAAATCGTCCGTCTGGGCCTGGAGTGCAGTCCGTGTTTCGACCGCACCTGCCGGTTCGGCCATTACAACTGCCTGCGCCAGCTGATGCCGGACGCGGTCAACGATGCCTTGCAGAGGTTGCAGGGCTCCGTGGTCGAGGTTCATTAA
- the waaC gene encoding lipopolysaccharide heptosyltransferase I, with protein sequence MRVLLIKTSSLGDVIHALPALTDAARAIPGIKFDWVVEEGFAEIPTWHPAVGKVIPVAIRRWRKNLWKTLASGEWKRFKQSVRAQKYDLVIDAQGLLKSAWLTRYVKAPVAGLDKGSAREPMASRFYDRKLAVARGQHAVERVRQLFAIALGYDLPKGLGDYGLNVERLVELPRKNAFVVFLHGTTWDTKHWPEAYWRELTERVGYLGVGVKLPWGNPQEKARAERIAAGFKHAEVLPKLNLAGVGKVLAGAQACVAVDTGLGHLAAALDVPTISLFGPTNPGLTGAYGKLQIHLASDFPCAPCLQKKCTYQPTAQDARQFDLKREQPLCFTRLNPERVASRLSTLLMAEELR encoded by the coding sequence TTGCGGGTATTGCTGATCAAGACTTCATCGCTGGGCGACGTGATCCACGCGTTGCCGGCGCTGACCGATGCCGCCCGGGCGATCCCCGGGATCAAGTTCGACTGGGTGGTGGAAGAAGGCTTTGCCGAGATCCCGACCTGGCACCCGGCCGTTGGCAAGGTGATTCCGGTGGCGATCCGCCGCTGGCGTAAAAACCTCTGGAAGACCCTCGCCAGTGGCGAGTGGAAACGCTTCAAGCAAAGCGTGCGTGCTCAGAAGTACGACTTGGTGATTGATGCTCAGGGTCTGCTGAAAAGTGCCTGGCTGACCCGTTACGTCAAAGCACCGGTGGCCGGTCTCGACAAAGGTTCGGCGCGAGAGCCGATGGCTTCGCGTTTCTACGACCGCAAACTGGCCGTGGCCCGTGGTCAGCACGCCGTCGAGCGCGTGCGCCAACTGTTCGCCATCGCGCTGGGCTACGACCTGCCTAAAGGCTTGGGCGATTACGGTTTGAACGTCGAACGTCTGGTCGAGTTGCCGCGCAAAAACGCCTTTGTGGTGTTCCTCCACGGCACCACGTGGGACACCAAACACTGGCCGGAAGCCTATTGGCGCGAGCTGACCGAGCGCGTTGGCTATCTCGGCGTTGGCGTCAAACTGCCGTGGGGCAACCCGCAGGAAAAGGCCCGCGCCGAACGCATCGCCGCCGGCTTCAAGCACGCTGAAGTGCTGCCGAAACTCAATCTGGCCGGCGTTGGCAAAGTGCTGGCCGGTGCGCAGGCGTGTGTCGCGGTGGACACCGGCCTTGGCCATTTGGCCGCCGCGCTGGACGTGCCGACCATCTCGCTCTTCGGTCCGACCAACCCGGGCCTGACCGGTGCCTACGGCAAGTTGCAGATTCACCTGGCCAGCGACTTCCCTTGCGCACCGTGCCTGCAAAAGAAATGTACTTACCAACCGACCGCGCAGGATGCCCGTCAGTTTGACCTGAAGCGTGAACAGCCTTTGTGCTTCACGCGTCTGAACCCCGAGCGTGTCGCCAGCCGACTGAGCACGTTGTTGATGGCTGAGGAGCTGCGCTGA
- a CDS encoding glycosyltransferase family 4 protein → MQLAFVLYKYFPFGGLQRDFMRIALECQKRGHQIRVYTLIWEGDVPPGFEVLVAPVKALFNHRRNEKLTAWMEVDLAKRPVDRLIGFNKMPGLDVYYAADGCFEDKAQNLRHSLYRRWGRYRHFAEYERAVFAKDAKTEVLMISEVQQPLFIKHYDTPLERFHLLPPGIAQDRRRPSDADEIRAGFRAEFNLKDDELLLVQIGSGFKTKGVDRSLKALAALPAELKKRTRLFVIGQDDPKLFQMQSATLGLGDNVTFLKGRSDIPRFLLGADLLIHPAYNENTGTVLLEALVAGLPVLVSAVCGYAHYIAEADAGLVLDEPFDQAQLTEYLSRMLTDASARAAWSRNGLAFAETADLYSMPQHAADVILAEHA, encoded by the coding sequence ATGCAATTGGCATTCGTCCTGTACAAATATTTTCCGTTCGGTGGCTTGCAGCGTGACTTCATGCGCATCGCCCTCGAATGCCAGAAGCGCGGCCATCAGATCCGCGTCTACACGTTGATCTGGGAAGGCGACGTGCCGCCGGGTTTCGAAGTGCTGGTGGCGCCGGTCAAGGCGTTGTTCAATCATCGGCGCAACGAGAAGCTCACGGCGTGGATGGAAGTTGACCTGGCCAAACGTCCGGTGGACCGGTTGATCGGCTTCAACAAGATGCCGGGGCTGGACGTCTATTACGCCGCCGACGGCTGCTTCGAAGACAAGGCGCAGAATCTGCGCCACTCGCTGTACCGCCGCTGGGGCCGCTATCGCCACTTCGCCGAATACGAGCGCGCAGTGTTCGCCAAGGACGCGAAAACCGAAGTGCTGATGATTTCTGAAGTGCAGCAGCCGCTGTTCATCAAGCATTACGACACCCCGCTCGAGCGCTTCCACCTGCTGCCGCCGGGCATTGCCCAGGATCGTCGGCGCCCGTCGGATGCCGATGAGATTCGCGCCGGTTTCCGTGCCGAATTCAACCTCAAGGATGACGAGCTGCTGCTGGTGCAGATCGGTTCCGGGTTCAAGACCAAGGGCGTCGATCGCAGTCTGAAAGCGCTGGCGGCGCTGCCTGCCGAGCTGAAGAAACGCACACGGCTGTTTGTAATCGGCCAGGATGACCCCAAATTGTTCCAGATGCAGAGTGCAACTTTGGGCCTGGGCGACAACGTGACGTTCCTCAAGGGTCGCAGCGATATCCCGCGTTTCCTGCTGGGCGCCGACCTGTTGATCCACCCGGCGTACAACGAAAACACCGGTACGGTGCTGCTCGAAGCGCTGGTGGCCGGTTTGCCGGTGCTGGTCAGCGCGGTTTGCGGTTACGCGCATTACATCGCCGAGGCGGACGCCGGGCTGGTGCTGGACGAACCGTTCGATCAGGCGCAGTTGACCGAGTACCTGAGCCGAATGTTGACTGATGCCTCTGCACGCGCGGCCTGGAGCCGCAATGGTCTGGCCTTCGCCGAGACGGCCGACCTCTACAGCATGCCGCAGCACGCGGCCGATGTGATTCTGGCGGAGCACGCTTAA